In Streptomyces violaceusniger Tu 4113, one DNA window encodes the following:
- a CDS encoding acyl-CoA mutase large subunit family protein: MARESESGFPVEPVYGPGALSGWDPAGRLGEPGEYPFTRGVYPTMYTGRPWTMRQYAGFGTAAESNARYRQLIEHGTTGLSVAFDLPTQMGYDSDAPLAHGEVGKVGVAIDSVEDMRVLLGAIPLDRVSTSMTINAPAALLLLLYQLVAEEQGVAGSRLTGTIQNDILKEYIARGTYIFPPGPSLRLVADIFKYCKAELPKWNTISISGYHMAEAGASPAQEIAFTLADGIEYVRTAVAAGMDIDDFAPRLSFFFVSRTTLLEEVAKFRAARRIWARVMREEFGARDPKSQMLRFHTQTAGVQLTAQQPEVNLVRVAVQGLAAVLGGTQSLHTNAFDEAIALPTGNSARLALRTQQVLAYETDVTATVDPFAGSYAVESLTDAVEEAAVDLMRRVEDMGGAVAAIERNFQKEEIERSAYRIAQETDAGERVVVGVNRFQLEEEAPYEPLRVDPEIEARQRDRLARLRAERDRSAVSAALSSLRKAAESEPGTANVLYPMKDALAARATLGEVCDALREVWGTYKPVDAF, from the coding sequence ATGGCGCGCGAGTCGGAGTCGGGATTCCCCGTCGAGCCGGTGTACGGGCCCGGCGCGCTCAGCGGCTGGGACCCGGCCGGGCGGCTGGGCGAGCCGGGGGAGTACCCCTTCACTCGCGGGGTCTATCCGACGATGTACACCGGCCGCCCCTGGACGATGCGGCAGTACGCGGGGTTCGGCACCGCCGCCGAGTCCAACGCGCGCTACCGGCAGTTGATCGAGCACGGCACCACCGGCCTGTCGGTGGCCTTCGACCTGCCGACCCAGATGGGCTACGACTCCGACGCACCGCTCGCGCACGGCGAGGTCGGCAAGGTGGGCGTGGCCATCGACTCGGTCGAGGACATGCGGGTGCTGCTGGGCGCCATCCCGCTGGACCGGGTCTCGACCTCCATGACCATCAACGCGCCCGCGGCCCTGCTGCTGCTCCTGTACCAACTCGTGGCCGAGGAGCAGGGTGTGGCCGGGAGCCGGCTGACCGGCACCATCCAGAACGACATCCTCAAGGAGTACATCGCCCGCGGCACCTACATCTTTCCGCCCGGGCCCTCGCTGCGGCTGGTCGCGGACATCTTCAAGTACTGCAAGGCCGAGCTGCCCAAGTGGAACACCATCTCGATCTCCGGCTACCACATGGCGGAGGCCGGGGCCTCGCCCGCGCAGGAAATCGCCTTCACCCTCGCCGACGGCATCGAGTACGTCCGTACGGCCGTCGCGGCGGGGATGGACATCGACGACTTCGCACCCCGGCTCTCCTTCTTCTTCGTCTCCCGCACCACGCTGCTGGAGGAGGTCGCCAAGTTCCGCGCCGCGCGCCGGATCTGGGCGCGGGTGATGCGGGAGGAGTTCGGCGCCCGCGATCCGAAGTCCCAGATGCTGCGCTTCCACACCCAGACCGCGGGGGTCCAACTCACCGCCCAGCAGCCCGAGGTGAATCTCGTACGCGTCGCCGTCCAGGGCCTGGCCGCCGTGCTCGGCGGCACCCAGTCGCTGCACACCAACGCCTTCGACGAGGCCATCGCACTCCCGACCGGCAACTCCGCCCGGCTGGCACTGCGCACCCAGCAGGTGCTGGCGTACGAGACCGATGTGACGGCGACCGTGGACCCCTTCGCGGGCTCCTACGCCGTCGAGTCGCTGACCGACGCGGTGGAGGAGGCGGCCGTCGATCTGATGCGGCGGGTCGAGGACATGGGCGGTGCGGTGGCCGCCATCGAGCGGAACTTCCAGAAGGAGGAGATCGAGCGCAGCGCCTACCGGATCGCCCAGGAGACGGACGCGGGTGAACGGGTGGTGGTCGGCGTCAACCGCTTCCAACTGGAGGAGGAGGCGCCGTACGAGCCGCTGCGGGTGGACCCGGAGATCGAGGCCCGGCAGCGCGACCGGCTCGCCCGGCTGCGCGCCGAACGCGACCGGTCGGCGGTGAGCGCGGCGCTGTCGTCCCTGCGGAAGGCCGCAGAGAGCGAGCCGGGAACGGCCAATGTGCTGTACCCGATGAAGGACGCGCTCGCGGCGCGAGCCACGCTTGGCGAGGTGTGCGACGCGTTGCGGGAGGTGTGGGGGACGTACAAGCCGGTGGACGCGTTCTGA
- a CDS encoding L,D-transpeptidase family protein, with product MHRTAVVGTALATATAAALVAGCRAGEATVDGRGQERPQARASTSTPARETPRPHRTFTHKAKPKPKRVVVPPPRTTTPVTPRRTAPRVAPPVIAVGTSGDRVRELQARLRALGLFNRNPTGYYGTITQASVSAYQRGHGLSVTGSVSRRTWTSLRSATKTPTRDQLHPPTTLPLAKPDPRCLTGRVLCISKTSRTLAWMVNGRVVSAMDVRFGSEYTPTREGLFQVNFKSRDHVSTIYHTPMPYAMFFSGGQAVHYSSDFAARGYSGASHGCVNVRDKKKIAALFGKVKAGDKVVVYK from the coding sequence ATGCACCGGACAGCGGTGGTCGGCACAGCGCTGGCCACGGCCACGGCGGCGGCACTGGTCGCGGGGTGCCGGGCGGGGGAAGCGACCGTGGACGGCCGGGGGCAGGAGAGACCGCAGGCCCGGGCCAGTACGAGCACACCCGCGCGGGAGACGCCCCGGCCGCATCGCACGTTCACGCACAAGGCCAAGCCCAAGCCCAAGCGGGTCGTGGTGCCGCCGCCGCGCACCACGACGCCCGTCACCCCGCGGCGCACCGCGCCGAGGGTGGCCCCGCCCGTGATCGCCGTCGGCACCAGCGGGGACCGGGTGCGCGAGCTCCAGGCCCGGCTGCGCGCGCTCGGCCTCTTCAACCGCAACCCGACGGGCTACTACGGCACGATCACGCAGGCGTCGGTCAGCGCGTACCAGCGGGGCCACGGCCTGTCGGTCACCGGCTCGGTGAGCCGGCGCACCTGGACCTCACTGCGCTCGGCGACCAAGACGCCCACGCGCGACCAGCTCCATCCGCCGACCACCCTTCCGCTGGCCAAGCCGGATCCGCGGTGCCTGACCGGCCGGGTGCTGTGCATCAGCAAGACCAGCCGCACCCTGGCCTGGATGGTCAACGGGCGGGTGGTGTCGGCGATGGACGTGCGCTTCGGCTCGGAGTACACCCCGACCCGGGAGGGGCTGTTCCAGGTCAACTTCAAGAGCCGGGACCATGTGTCGACGATCTATCACACCCCGATGCCGTACGCGATGTTCTTCAGCGGCGGCCAGGCGGTGCACTACTCGTCGGACTTCGCCGCCCGCGGCTACAGCGGCGCCTCGCACGGCTGCGTGAACGTTCGCGACAAGAAGAAGATCGCTGCGCTCTTCGGCAAGGTCAAGGCAGGCGACAAGGTCGTGGTTTACAAGTAA
- a CDS encoding RNA polymerase sigma factor, translated as MQADDAELTAAVLAAQEGDETAFRTVYRSVHPRLLGYVRTLVGDGDAEDITSEAWLQIARDLQRFSGDADRFRGWAARIARNRALDHIRMRGRRPAIGGDESELEFRASDADTAGEAMEALGTGRALGLIAQLPQDQAEAVVLRVVLGLDAKSAAAVLGKRPGAVRTAAHRGLRRLADLIGPAAGSDPAVLDGIPGQRESHGGGATKPGASKSAGVTDSRAPTQKDM; from the coding sequence GTGCAGGCGGACGACGCGGAACTGACCGCCGCGGTACTCGCGGCGCAGGAAGGGGACGAGACCGCCTTCCGGACCGTCTACCGGTCCGTGCACCCTCGCCTCCTCGGCTATGTGCGCACGCTGGTCGGTGACGGAGACGCGGAGGACATCACCTCCGAGGCATGGCTGCAGATCGCCCGTGACCTGCAACGCTTCAGCGGAGACGCCGACCGTTTCCGGGGCTGGGCGGCCCGGATAGCCCGCAATCGCGCGCTGGACCACATACGGATGCGCGGCCGCCGCCCGGCCATCGGCGGCGACGAGTCGGAGCTGGAGTTCCGCGCGTCCGACGCGGACACGGCCGGTGAGGCGATGGAGGCCCTCGGCACCGGCCGGGCGCTCGGGCTGATCGCCCAGCTACCGCAGGACCAGGCCGAGGCGGTGGTGCTCCGGGTGGTCCTCGGCCTCGACGCCAAGAGCGCGGCCGCGGTGCTGGGCAAGCGGCCGGGGGCGGTGCGCACGGCCGCCCACCGGGGTCTGCGGCGGCTCGCCGACTTGATCGGCCCGGCGGCGGGGAGCGATCCGGCGGTGCTCGACGGGATCCCGGGGCAACGCGAGTCACACGGCGGCGGAGCAACCAAGCCGGGTGCGTCGAAGTCTGCTGGTGTGACGGATTCACGCGCGCCAACGCAGAAGGACATGTGA
- a CDS encoding DUF4328 domain-containing protein, which produces MYPCGNCRAVAVGPDGRCAACGTYQQQLQQPSAPQQPSVPPQMAQMPPTPGGYPAAPPMGMPTGGVDLRRGLSTTLVALFGVALPALVFLFVGRSGQYSVIGDMLDAVEGKSVSITERDLNDADDLFTTAQVIYSLLTVAIAVVWAIWFRRLRLNAEVFAPGQHRFSSGWAAGSWFTPVVNFWFPKQIANDIWRASSPQGPDAVSRGLLNGWWVTWIVALLTNAIGGIRYNLLRGKVEADDYAPTRSEAKSDIESLHSILAFDMFAIVIFMAAAVLALLLVRQITAMQEQRASLGPQLGGPAPYGMPAPNPYGAPAPGPGSYGAPAPGPGSYGAPAPGPGPYGAPAPGPGSYGAPAPGPGSYGAPQMPPTPPPGQPGQQYPPYGQG; this is translated from the coding sequence ATGTATCCGTGTGGGAACTGCCGCGCTGTCGCCGTCGGCCCCGACGGGCGCTGTGCCGCATGCGGGACGTACCAGCAGCAGCTCCAGCAGCCCTCCGCGCCGCAGCAGCCGTCCGTCCCGCCGCAGATGGCGCAGATGCCGCCGACGCCCGGCGGCTACCCGGCTGCCCCGCCCATGGGCATGCCGACCGGCGGGGTCGATCTGCGGCGCGGGCTTTCCACCACGCTCGTCGCGCTGTTCGGCGTGGCGCTGCCGGCGCTCGTCTTCCTCTTCGTGGGGCGCTCCGGCCAGTACAGCGTGATCGGGGACATGCTGGACGCGGTGGAGGGCAAGTCCGTCTCCATCACCGAGAGGGACCTCAACGACGCCGATGACCTCTTCACCACGGCGCAGGTCATCTACTCGCTGCTCACCGTCGCGATCGCCGTGGTCTGGGCGATCTGGTTCCGGCGGCTGCGGCTGAACGCCGAGGTCTTCGCGCCTGGCCAGCACCGCTTCAGCAGCGGCTGGGCGGCCGGTTCGTGGTTCACCCCCGTCGTCAACTTCTGGTTCCCCAAGCAGATCGCCAACGACATCTGGCGCGCCAGCTCCCCTCAGGGGCCGGACGCCGTCAGCCGCGGTCTGCTCAACGGCTGGTGGGTCACCTGGATCGTCGCACTGCTCACCAACGCCATCGGCGGCATCCGGTACAACCTGCTGCGGGGCAAGGTGGAGGCCGACGACTACGCCCCCACCCGCTCTGAGGCGAAGAGCGACATCGAGAGCCTGCACTCCATCCTGGCCTTCGACATGTTCGCGATCGTGATCTTCATGGCCGCGGCGGTCCTCGCGCTGCTGCTGGTCCGGCAGATCACCGCGATGCAGGAGCAGCGCGCCTCGCTGGGTCCGCAGCTTGGCGGCCCGGCTCCGTACGGCATGCCGGCGCCGAACCCGTACGGCGCCCCGGCGCCCGGACCCGGCTCGTACGGTGCCCCGGCGCCCGGACCCGGCTCGTACGGCGCCCCGGCGCCCGGACCCGGCCCGTACGGCGCCCCGGCCCCCGGGCCAGGCTCGTACGGCGCCCCGGCCCCCGGGCCAGGCTCGTACGGTGCCCCCCAGATGCCGCCGACACCGCCACCCGGCCAGCCCGGTCAGCAGTACCCGCCCTACGGGCAGGGCTAG
- a CDS encoding beta-N-acetylhexosaminidase, producing the protein MGLPLRATKASCVRGLIAGAVAILVLAALGCQQTGGGQGQAGTRSSPARSSHATTATSARSPSTTPPHGTAASAPPRTIPSVRDFAPATGPGWRPGSGSRVVADLNGPLADEARTIAAELGLRTASGTPRTGDLSLALAPGQSGGGEAYTLTVGGGRARITGPADAGVFYGTRTVKQALRSGGRLPEGVIHDRPDRAQRGLNLDIARKFFSAGWIEARMREMADLKLNQLALHFSDDQGFRIQSTSHPEIVSAQHLTKAQVREIVALGQRLHITVIPEIDSPGHLGAVIRAHPQLQLRNAGGTTFQGSVDISNPAAARIVDQLMREYAVLFPGRWWHLGADEYLALTVKDPQASFPKLVAAAKAKYGPNARVQDLVTGWLNDRARLARQLGKQPKAWNDGFFAGGVVKPDKNIEVEYWTGRLKETARQPLEYLKEGRKVVNLNDSYLYYVLGEPGGFTYPTGERIYESWSPAVLRGSTPVADKALTGPNRILGARFAIWGDRPDAQTPAQVAQGIRLPLAALAQRVWDPGKPPLSWSDFTRLAERLGV; encoded by the coding sequence ATGGGATTGCCGCTCAGAGCCACCAAGGCGTCCTGCGTCCGCGGTCTGATCGCGGGTGCCGTCGCCATCCTCGTCCTGGCGGCCCTCGGCTGTCAGCAGACGGGCGGCGGCCAGGGCCAGGCCGGCACCCGCTCCTCGCCGGCGCGCTCCTCGCACGCCACGACCGCCACCTCGGCGCGGTCCCCCTCGACCACCCCGCCACACGGCACGGCGGCCTCCGCCCCGCCGCGCACCATCCCCTCCGTCCGCGACTTCGCCCCGGCCACGGGCCCGGGCTGGCGGCCCGGCAGCGGCAGCCGGGTGGTGGCCGACCTCAACGGCCCGCTCGCCGACGAGGCCCGCACGATCGCCGCGGAGCTGGGGCTCCGCACCGCCTCCGGCACCCCCCGCACCGGTGATCTCTCCCTCGCCCTCGCCCCGGGGCAGAGCGGTGGCGGCGAGGCGTACACGCTGACGGTCGGCGGCGGCCGCGCCCGGATCACCGGCCCGGCCGACGCGGGCGTCTTCTACGGCACCCGCACCGTGAAACAGGCCCTGCGCTCCGGCGGCCGCCTCCCCGAAGGCGTGATCCACGACCGGCCCGACCGCGCCCAGCGCGGCCTCAACCTGGACATCGCGCGCAAGTTCTTCTCGGCCGGGTGGATCGAGGCCCGGATGCGCGAGATGGCCGACCTCAAACTCAACCAACTGGCCCTGCACTTCTCGGACGACCAGGGCTTCCGCATCCAGAGCACCAGCCACCCCGAGATCGTCTCGGCCCAGCACCTCACCAAGGCCCAGGTCCGGGAGATCGTCGCGCTCGGGCAGCGGCTGCACATCACCGTCATCCCCGAGATCGACTCGCCGGGCCACCTCGGCGCCGTCATCAGGGCCCATCCGCAGCTCCAACTGCGCAACGCGGGCGGCACCACGTTCCAGGGGTCCGTGGACATCTCCAATCCGGCCGCGGCCCGCATCGTCGATCAGCTCATGCGCGAGTACGCCGTGCTCTTCCCCGGCCGCTGGTGGCATCTGGGCGCCGATGAGTACCTCGCGCTGACAGTCAAGGATCCCCAGGCGTCGTTCCCGAAGCTGGTGGCCGCCGCGAAGGCGAAGTACGGCCCCAACGCCCGGGTGCAGGACCTGGTCACCGGCTGGCTGAACGACCGGGCCCGGCTCGCCCGGCAGCTCGGCAAGCAGCCCAAGGCGTGGAACGACGGCTTCTTCGCCGGCGGCGTCGTCAAGCCCGACAAGAACATCGAGGTCGAGTACTGGACGGGGCGGCTGAAGGAGACGGCACGGCAGCCGCTGGAGTATCTGAAGGAGGGCCGCAAGGTGGTCAACCTCAACGACTCGTACCTTTACTACGTCCTCGGCGAGCCCGGCGGCTTTACCTACCCGACCGGGGAACGCATTTACGAGAGTTGGTCCCCCGCGGTACTGCGCGGCTCCACGCCCGTCGCCGACAAGGCCCTGACCGGACCGAACCGGATCCTCGGTGCCCGTTTCGCCATCTGGGGTGACCGGCCCGATGCCCAGACCCCCGCGCAGGTGGCCCAGGGCATCCGGCTGCCCCTCGCGGCGCTGGCCCAGCGGGTGTGGGACCCCGGGAAGCCGCCGCTGAGCTGGTCCGACTTCACCCGGCTCGCCGAGCGGCTCGGGGTCTGA